The following coding sequences are from one Brachyhypopomus gauderio isolate BG-103 unplaced genomic scaffold, BGAUD_0.2 sc602, whole genome shotgun sequence window:
- the LOC143506902 gene encoding uncharacterized protein LOC143506902, with the protein SKKAGPTEELPEGCDVSAPSVKNKQAKKDHSRWFSAICCTRVEEAVMEELNTPPCGKSGGVVSTSGINPAVLTEELRNTLPSNMKMEDLIEVLEKISAWVKVAVKEVVAQDLIPIVRNLMLERIAALDRVKAQMSCRGTRSVLSDTDLSEEALQSGIVRRFVKTASETFLQERLGLTSWTKPDNDHYGSRSASVTEADVEVKLSLQRCCSELSALIALTLFGDVAGITISWTEQDHTGSALQSAAQTVDVGLEKKSWWFRFPRFLKLRFKKRTT; encoded by the exons TCTAAGAAAGCTGGGCCAACAGAAGAGCTTCCTGAGGGCTGTGATGTGTCGGCCCCCAGTGTGAAAAACAAGCAGGCAAAGAAAGACCATAGCAGATGGTTTTCAG CTATTTGCTGTACTAGAGTGGAGGAGGCAGTGATGGAGGAGCTCAACACTCCTCCATGTGGGAAAAGTGGTGGAGTCGTATCCACCTCTGGGATTAATCCAGCTGTTCTAACTGAAGAGCTGAGGAATACACTGCCAAGCAAT atgaaaatggaggatttgatTGAAGTGCTGGAAAAAATCTCGGCATGGGTCAAAGTGGCAGTGAAGGAGGTGGTTGCTCAGGACCTCATCCCTATAGTGAGGAACCTGATGCTGGAAAGGATTGCGGCTCTGGACCGAGTAAAAGCACAAATGAGCTGCAGGGGTACTCGGTCAGTGCTGTCGGATACTGACCTTTCTGAGGAGGCACTCCAGTCGGGCATCGTGAGGAGATTTGTGAAGACTGCTTCAGAAACTTTTCTCCAAGAACGCCTTGGGTTGACATCCTGGACCAAGCCTGACAATGATCACTACGGTTCTAGAAGCGCATCTGTGACGGAGGCTGACGTGGAAGTGAAGCTGTCACTACAGAGATGCTGCTCAGAGCTGTCAGCTCTGATTGCCCTCACTCTGTTCGGTGATGTCGCTGGCATCACCATCTCTTGGACAGAACAGGACCATACAGGCTCCGCTCTGCAGagtgcagcacagacagtggacgtggggctggagaagaaatcttggtggttcaggtttccaagatttctgaagctgagattcaag AAACGGACAACCTAA
- the LOC143506905 gene encoding uncharacterized protein LOC143506905: MPQCCVPCCFNRSESKTTTLLSFYRFPCNEKERRKWVQLIRRENFTPNCNSRVCSWHFPNGKAAGPSRFAWNQGKAFHFPDHPSNPPKQKKQIVPSSDDATDTGHTADMATPQTPTTSQPSLVMLEVENDMLREENKKLKEQLEKQKQTFSFSQISSHPNKVQYYTGLPDAATVFFLEALLSRFELQYHSDWTVQIMPLIDQLLLTLMKLKLNCGHVDLATRFNCSTATVTNIFTTIICALYDILYVGLLENIPSTAKNQTSLPDCFRPFPNCRIVLDCTEVAVSNTERLDTQCHLYSHYKGRTTLKALIGVAPNGVITFASNLYGGSASDKSITADSGLLQHLQAGDLVIADKGFTIRDILPEGVLLNTPSFLLNGQFTQEEVNNNRLISCARIHVERSIQRLKLFCILDHIPYQYRKNVNKILKVCVCLTNLQTPILREIQ, from the exons ATGCCGCAGTGCTGTGTGCCCTGCTGTTTTAACAGATCCGAGTCTAAAACAACGACCCTTTTGTCTTTCTACCGCTTTCCTtgcaatgagaaagagagaagaaaatggGTGCAGTTGATAAG ACGTGAAAACTTCACCCCAAACTGCAACTCCAGGGTGTGTAGTTGGCACTTTCCCAATGGCAAAGCTGCTGGACCTTCGCGATTCGCTTGGAACCAGGGAAAGGCTTTTCATTTTCCTGACCACCCCAGCAATCCCCCTAAGCAGAAGAAGCAGATTGTCCCTTCCAGTGATGATGCAacagacacaggacacacagctgACATGGCAACCCCACAAACCCCTACTACATCCCAACCAAGTCTTGTCATGCTTGAGGTTGAGAATGACATGCTTAGAGAAGAGAACAAAAAATTGAAAGAACAGTTGgagaaacaaaagcaaaccTTTTCTTTCAGTCAGATTTCCTCCCATCCTAACAAAGTCCAATACTACACTGGATTACCTGATGCTGCCACAGTATTTTTTTTGGAAGCACTTCTTTCTAGATTTGAGCTACAGTATCATTCTGATTGGACTGTCCAAATTATGCCCCTTATTGATCAGTTACTCCTTACTTTGATGAAGCttaaattgaattgtggccatgTAGACCTTGCAACAAGGTTTAATTGTAGCACAGCAACTGTAACTAACATCTTTACCACCATCATCTGTGCTCTGTATGATATTTTGTATGTCGGTCTACTTGAAAACATCCCCTCCACGGCCAAGAATCAGACTTCGCTGCCAGACTGCTTCCGACCTTTTCCTAACTGTAGAATAGTCCTTGACTGCACAGAGGTTGCTGTCTCCAACACAGAGAGGCTTGACACACAGTGTCATTTGTACAGCCACTACAAAGGACGGACCACGCTAAAGGCTCTAATTGGTGTGGCTCCCAATGGTGTGATTACTTTTGCCAGTAACCTGTACGGTGGGAGCGCCTCAGACAAGTCAATAACAGCTGACAGTGGACTTCTCCAACATCTACAAGCAGGTGATCTGGTTATTGCAGACAAGGGCTTCACAATTCGGGACATTTTGCCAGAGGGAGTTCTTCTTAACACCCCGTCTTTCTTGCTCAACGGACAGTTTACACAGGAGGAAGTAAACAATAACAGACTTATCTCCTGTGCAAGGATACATGTGGAGCGGTCTATTCAGAGGCTGaaactgttttgcattttggacCACATCCCTTACCAGTACAGGAAAAATGTTAACAAGATActgaaagtatgtgtgtgtcttacaaatTTGCAAACCCCAATTCTCCGTGAAATTCAATGA
- the LOC143506904 gene encoding uncharacterized protein LOC143506904, which translates to MFKLMMRSKKAGPTEELPEGCDVSAPSVKNKQAKKDHSRWFSAICCTRVEEAVMEELNTPPCGKSGGVVSTSGINPAVLTEELRNTLPSNMKMEDLIEVLEKISAWVKVAVKEVVAQDLIPIVRNLMLERIAALDRVKAQMSCRGTRSVLSDTDLSEEALQSGIVRRFVKTASETFLQERLGLTSWTKPDTDHYGSRSASVTEADVEVKLSLQRCCSELSALIALTLFGDVAGITISWTEQDHTGSALQSAAQTVDVGLEKKSWWFRFPRFLKLRFKKRTT; encoded by the exons ATGTTTAAACTAATGATGAGG TCTAAGAAAGCTGGGCCAACAGAAGAGCTTCCTGAGGGCTGTGATGTGTCGGCCCCCAGTGTGAAAAACAAGCAGGCAAAGAAAGACCATAGCAGATGGTTTTCAG CTATTTGCTGTACTAGAGTGGAGGAGGCAGTGATGGAGGAGCTCAACACTCCTCCATGTGGGAAAAGTGGTGGAGTCGTATCCACCTCTGGGATTAATCCAGCTGTTCTAACTGAAGAGCTGAGGAATACACTGCCAAGCAAT atgaaaatggaggatttgatTGAAGTGCTGGAAAAAATCTCGGCATGGGTCAAAGTGGCAGTGAAGGAGGTGGTTGCTCAGGACCTCATCCCTATAGTGAGGAACCTGATGCTGGAAAGGATTGCGGCTCTGGACCGAGTAAAAGCACAAATGAGCTGCAGGGGTACTCGGTCAGTGCTGTCGGATACTGACCTTTCTGAGGAGGCACTCCAGTCGGGCATCGTGAGGAGATTTGTGAAGACTGCTTCAGAAACTTTTCTCCAAGAACGCCTTGGGTTGACATCCTGGACCAAGCCCGACACTGATCACTACGGTTCTAGAAGCGCATCTGTGACGGAGGCTGACGTGGAAGTGAAGCTGTCACTACAGAGATGCTGCTCAGAGCTGTCAGCTCTGATTGCCCTCACTCTGTTCGGTGATGTCGCTGGCATCACCATCTCTTGGACAGAACAGGACCATACAGGCTCCGCTCTGCAGagtgcagcacagacagtggacgtggggctggagaagaaatcttggtggttcaggtttccaagatttctgaagctgagattcaag AAACGGACAACCTAA